One Nicotiana sylvestris chromosome 12, ASM39365v2, whole genome shotgun sequence genomic window carries:
- the LOC104228109 gene encoding protein LE25-like has product MQSAKDAAASAKAGMEKTKATVQEKAERMTTRDPLKKEMATDKKEDKKAAAELEKREAKEHNVAAGHGVQHPHVGGGTGTGYGTGSTF; this is encoded by the exons atgcAGTCAGCAAAGGACGCAGCAGCCTCAGCAAAGGCTGGCATGGAGAAAACCAAAGCCACTGTTCAAGAAAAG GCGGAGAGGATGACTACTAGGGATCCACTGAAGAAAGAAATGGCGACGGACAAGAAAGAGGACAAGAAAGCAGCAGCAGAGCTGGAAAAGAGAGAGGCCAAAGAACACAATGTAGCTGCAGGACATGGAGTTCAACATCCCCATGTTGGTGGAGGAACTGGCACTGGTTATGGGACTGGCTCTACCTTTTAG